One Chengkuizengella sediminis genomic window carries:
- a CDS encoding cyclic peptide export ABC transporter, with protein MQLVYISILSLFTLITLSLCFFNVRTIFQIYKKDRVRIRFGKRQWFGILFSMIVIGFVVYCLYTATIYFFNPVPNQMKWILALLLTSICLFTSYMWMTSIYTKHEEKPYISLITLSIISGLGNSMVIFVLNETIADQRILPKNLLFSYFILSILLFLFCQIVIRFKLIKITNDIVFYKRVHFVEKVLKTSYATLESMEDGKIQASLNNDTEIISRFANFFVNVFTWSITIVFGLIYLGLLSFYGLLISLFVVSIASILFYFISKSAEKDWEKTRDIQNHFFKFINDLVGGYKELSLNARKSTEFKEDMTESCNQYRNKRTVADTKLAYGIVTGDLLFVTVIGAVVFLFPILFVNIQNDMLRSFVFVFLYMGGPLTGILNSIPELLMIKVSWNRMNVMLKDLNELETKNVNPINLPKVNHMKLELKNAFYQYKQQNSDHFKIGPINAQFQSGEIIFITGGNGSGKSTFAKLLVGLYDPDEGGLRLNDQVITSDEVGEYFSVIFSDVYLFDKLYGIDFESKFEEAQKYLKILHLQDKVQITKEGFSTIKLSSGQRKRLALLISYLEDKPFALFDEWAADQDPDYRHFFYTTLLPELKSRGKCIIAITHDDKYFGVADRLFRVDMGKLEELDTVTDREVMMTNKGLMI; from the coding sequence ATGCAATTAGTTTATATTAGTATATTATCTTTATTTACACTCATCACGTTAAGTCTTTGTTTTTTTAATGTAAGAACGATTTTTCAAATCTATAAAAAAGATCGAGTTAGGATAAGATTTGGAAAACGTCAATGGTTTGGAATATTATTTTCAATGATAGTGATTGGATTTGTCGTTTACTGTTTATATACTGCAACCATTTATTTTTTTAATCCTGTTCCAAATCAAATGAAATGGATACTAGCATTACTTTTAACATCAATATGTTTATTTACATCCTACATGTGGATGACCTCTATTTATACAAAACATGAAGAGAAACCATACATATCATTAATTACTTTAAGTATTATTAGTGGATTAGGAAACTCGATGGTTATATTTGTATTAAATGAAACGATAGCTGACCAGAGAATATTACCAAAAAATTTATTATTCTCTTATTTTATTTTGTCTATTTTATTATTTTTGTTTTGTCAAATTGTGATTCGGTTTAAGTTGATTAAAATCACAAACGATATTGTTTTCTACAAAAGAGTACATTTTGTAGAAAAAGTTTTAAAAACTTCCTATGCTACTCTAGAATCGATGGAGGATGGAAAGATCCAAGCTTCTCTTAATAATGATACAGAGATCATTAGTAGATTTGCGAATTTTTTCGTAAATGTGTTTACGTGGTCTATTACCATCGTATTTGGACTTATATATCTTGGTTTACTTAGCTTTTATGGATTACTCATTTCATTGTTTGTTGTTTCAATCGCATCTATTCTATTTTATTTTATTAGCAAATCTGCTGAGAAGGATTGGGAGAAAACAAGAGATATCCAAAATCATTTTTTTAAATTTATAAATGATTTAGTTGGTGGTTATAAAGAATTATCCTTGAATGCTCGGAAGTCCACCGAATTTAAAGAGGATATGACGGAAAGCTGTAATCAATATCGTAACAAACGCACTGTTGCAGACACGAAATTAGCATATGGTATTGTGACAGGTGATTTACTTTTTGTAACAGTGATAGGAGCGGTTGTTTTTCTTTTTCCCATTTTATTCGTAAATATTCAAAATGACATGTTAAGAAGTTTTGTATTCGTATTTTTATATATGGGAGGTCCACTAACAGGTATTCTCAACTCTATTCCTGAGCTACTCATGATTAAAGTGAGCTGGAATCGAATGAATGTAATGTTGAAAGATTTAAATGAACTGGAAACCAAAAATGTAAACCCTATAAATTTACCAAAAGTAAATCATATGAAGTTGGAACTGAAAAACGCCTTTTATCAATATAAACAACAAAATAGTGATCATTTTAAAATAGGACCTATCAATGCACAGTTTCAATCAGGAGAAATAATATTTATTACAGGGGGAAATGGAAGCGGAAAATCAACCTTCGCAAAATTATTAGTTGGACTATATGATCCAGATGAAGGGGGATTGAGGCTGAACGATCAAGTGATAACCTCGGATGAGGTTGGAGAATATTTTTCAGTTATTTTTAGTGATGTTTATTTATTTGATAAATTATACGGTATTGATTTTGAAAGTAAATTTGAGGAGGCTCAAAAATATTTAAAAATATTACATTTACAAGATAAGGTTCAAATTACAAAAGAAGGGTTCAGTACGATTAAACTATCATCTGGTCAAAGAAAAAGACTGGCATTATTAATTAGTTATTTAGAAGATAAACCTTTTGCTTTATTTGATGAATGGGCTGCAGATCAAGATCCTGATTATCGTCATTTTTTCTACACTACACTTTTACCGGAACTAAAATCAAGAGGGAAATGCATTATAGCCATTACACATGATGACAAATATTTTGGTGTTGCTGATCGTTTATTTAGAGTAGATATGGGGAAACTTGAGGAACTTGATACAGTCACTGATCGAGAAGTAATGATGACCAATAAAGGGTTAATGATATAA
- the prpB gene encoding methylisocitrate lyase, which translates to MKDLIMGNEILKLPGTHDAMAALIAKKIGFKALYLSGAAYTASRGLPDIGIVTSTEVAERARELVRTTNLPLLVDIDTGFGEVINVARTAKEMVEARVAAVQIEDQVLPKKCGHLNGKKLVSTDEMVQKIKMIKTAAPTLLVVARTDAKSVEGFDSAVERANAYVQAGADAIFPEALSSESEFRKMAELIEGPLLANMTEFGKTPYYSAEQFAEMGYNMVIYPVTSLRVAAKAYENVFKEIFNSGTQVKSLEQMQTRKELYETIGYYEYEQLDQSIAKTKLPNIGEK; encoded by the coding sequence ATGAAGGATCTTATCATGGGTAATGAAATATTAAAATTACCAGGTACACACGATGCAATGGCAGCACTTATTGCAAAAAAAATTGGCTTTAAAGCACTATATCTATCTGGTGCAGCATATACTGCAAGTCGTGGCTTGCCTGATATAGGTATTGTAACTTCTACAGAGGTAGCAGAGCGAGCACGTGAGCTAGTTCGAACTACAAACTTACCTTTACTAGTTGATATTGATACTGGTTTTGGAGAAGTTATCAACGTAGCTCGTACTGCCAAAGAAATGGTTGAAGCTAGGGTGGCTGCAGTACAAATTGAAGATCAGGTTTTACCTAAGAAATGTGGCCATTTAAACGGAAAAAAATTAGTAAGTACAGATGAAATGGTACAGAAAATAAAAATGATAAAAACAGCAGCGCCGACTCTTCTTGTTGTAGCTCGCACGGATGCTAAATCAGTTGAGGGATTTGACAGTGCAGTAGAAAGAGCTAATGCTTATGTTCAAGCAGGGGCCGATGCTATTTTTCCTGAAGCATTAAGTTCAGAAAGTGAATTTAGGAAAATGGCTGAGCTGATAGAAGGTCCTTTATTAGCGAATATGACTGAGTTTGGGAAAACACCATACTACTCAGCGGAGCAATTTGCAGAAATGGGTTATAACATGGTCATTTATCCAGTAACTTCTTTAAGAGTAGCAGCAAAAGCTTATGAAAATGTATTTAAAGAAATATTCAATTCTGGAACACAAGTGAAATCCCTTGAACAGATGCAAACGAGAAAAGAATTGTATGAAACGATCGGATATTATGAATATGAACAGTTAGATCAAAGCATAGCAAAAACTAAACTTCCTAATATCGGTGAGAAGTAA
- a CDS encoding S41 family peptidase: MITKNNKLAIIKLGLAFTLLCSMIFSPNIVIAEDNEYDYESYQLDAVYEAIDYIEYFHLDSPTQEELIDQAIEGMVNNLNDPYSRYISPSELEEEGLFDYEYVGIGLETVVKDKSLIIDRIYPDSPASTINLEIGDIIVGIDGTSIKGLTQDEIQELFEGKEGSAIELTIVRDGRKVNVELTRELVTHPLIISEVISEGVGYIRLFEFAEEMDIPFTEQLNELEEDGLETLILDLRDNPGGLIYTLENIAKQFMDKKILMFTRDNVNDMDPIVILDGKTIDYEIIILVNENTASASEALSVALQEHDLATVIGQQSYGKGHIQNLIPLSNGGVISVTSHEYFDPSKNIVDGVGVIPDIEVKEEIPQLISALQMSGIEKIELVKNDYSVFINDIAFYDYFEFIQKENEVFVPSRILAALVDGQISWNQTEKAIEIKTDEQELLLPAVDDHVVLQEGITYVNVSYFKEYFTQINWQLENDELTITN; this comes from the coding sequence TTGATTACTAAAAATAATAAACTAGCAATTATTAAACTTGGACTTGCATTCACATTATTATGTTCAATGATATTTTCACCAAACATTGTTATAGCTGAAGATAACGAATATGATTATGAATCATATCAGTTAGATGCAGTATATGAGGCAATAGATTATATTGAATACTTTCATCTAGATTCACCGACTCAAGAAGAATTAATAGACCAAGCGATTGAGGGAATGGTTAACAATTTAAATGATCCTTATTCTCGTTACATTTCACCAAGTGAGTTAGAAGAGGAAGGTTTATTTGATTATGAGTATGTTGGAATAGGTTTGGAAACAGTAGTTAAGGATAAATCTTTAATTATTGATAGAATTTACCCAGATTCTCCAGCATCTACTATTAACCTTGAAATAGGGGATATAATCGTAGGGATTGATGGTACATCAATTAAAGGGTTAACACAAGATGAGATACAGGAATTATTTGAAGGTAAGGAAGGTAGCGCTATTGAGTTGACCATTGTCAGAGATGGTAGAAAAGTGAATGTGGAATTAACGAGAGAACTTGTTACGCATCCTCTAATCATAAGTGAAGTCATCTCAGAAGGAGTTGGATATATACGACTTTTTGAGTTTGCTGAGGAAATGGATATTCCATTTACAGAGCAATTAAATGAATTAGAAGAAGATGGTTTAGAAACGTTGATCTTAGATTTAAGAGATAACCCAGGTGGATTAATTTATACACTAGAAAATATAGCTAAGCAATTTATGGATAAAAAAATACTAATGTTTACTAGAGATAATGTTAATGATATGGATCCAATCGTTATTTTAGATGGGAAAACGATTGATTATGAAATCATTATTTTAGTGAATGAAAATACAGCTAGTGCATCAGAAGCCTTATCTGTTGCTTTGCAAGAACATGATTTAGCTACTGTTATAGGACAACAATCTTATGGCAAGGGACACATTCAGAATTTAATACCACTATCAAATGGCGGAGTGATATCTGTAACATCACATGAGTATTTTGATCCTAGTAAAAACATTGTAGATGGAGTTGGTGTGATACCTGACATTGAAGTGAAGGAAGAAATTCCACAGCTCATTTCCGCTTTACAAATGTCAGGAATAGAGAAGATAGAATTAGTTAAAAATGATTATTCTGTCTTTATTAACGACATTGCTTTTTATGATTATTTTGAATTTATACAAAAAGAAAATGAAGTCTTTGTTCCATCAAGAATCTTAGCGGCTTTAGTAGATGGACAAATTAGTTGGAATCAAACAGAGAAAGCAATTGAAATTAAAACCGATGAACAAGAATTACTACTTCCAGCAGTAGATGATCATGTTGTTTTACAAGAAGGAATTACGTATGTAAATGTTAGTTATTTTAAAGAATACTTTACTCAAATTAATTGGCAGTTAGAGAATGATGAACTTACTATAACGAATTAA
- a CDS encoding copper amine oxidase N-terminal domain-containing protein → MKKTSILISVVILSIIFSSTAFAAEETKIEVWIDGEQLLFEEEPFIENGTTLIPFRVLFSELGLNVKWNQETKTITGENKSLTVELTLNSNQAVVNGKSIEMLVEPQLVNNHTFVPLRFVGESTGANVSWDGSTKTISITSPEPRVNEEERIIELFNQYEDYYNEENLEIISLFEDQFLEDWGMDTEFEWNFENYNDHFEIKDLEILSNEDNEAYVYVVETYERIDGSFYLDEMYEQIYTLVKSENDKWLINDLEITLFEYINLEKIKNSNVDFPEKDEKEILTTFQKYLDSIKEENLSKLKSTLHEEYIELLDLGWLEEYYEEYLFTYYNYTFVQIEEASVVNVYEDEVTLFIHYNAISTYENIGEVEVEMDESLIKFKKSKNGKWKIIEIESINQNIEFE, encoded by the coding sequence TTGAAGAAAACAAGTATATTAATTAGTGTGGTTATTCTATCTATTATATTTTCTTCCACAGCGTTTGCGGCAGAAGAAACAAAGATAGAAGTATGGATTGATGGAGAACAATTATTATTTGAAGAAGAACCTTTTATTGAAAATGGTACAACACTTATTCCATTCAGAGTATTGTTTAGTGAATTGGGATTGAATGTAAAGTGGAATCAAGAAACGAAAACAATCACAGGTGAAAATAAATCTCTAACGGTTGAATTGACACTGAATAGCAACCAAGCTGTAGTAAATGGCAAGTCTATTGAGATGTTAGTAGAGCCACAACTAGTAAATAATCATACCTTCGTCCCTTTGCGGTTTGTAGGAGAATCTACAGGAGCTAATGTAAGTTGGGATGGATCAACGAAAACGATATCTATCACTAGCCCTGAACCGAGGGTGAATGAAGAAGAACGAATTATTGAATTATTTAATCAATATGAAGATTATTACAATGAAGAAAATTTGGAAATTATAAGTTTGTTTGAAGACCAGTTTTTAGAAGATTGGGGTATGGATACAGAATTTGAATGGAATTTTGAGAATTATAATGATCATTTTGAAATTAAAGACTTAGAAATTTTAAGTAATGAAGATAATGAAGCATATGTTTATGTTGTGGAAACATATGAACGAATTGATGGGTCTTTTTATTTAGATGAAATGTATGAACAAATATATACATTAGTGAAATCTGAAAATGATAAATGGCTCATAAATGACCTTGAAATTACTTTATTTGAATATATCAATTTAGAAAAAATTAAAAATTCAAATGTTGATTTTCCAGAAAAAGATGAGAAAGAAATATTAACAACTTTTCAAAAATATTTAGATTCTATTAAAGAAGAAAATTTATCTAAATTAAAGTCCACTTTACATGAAGAATACATAGAATTGTTGGACCTTGGATGGTTAGAAGAATATTATGAGGAATATCTTTTTACTTATTATAATTATACTTTTGTTCAAATAGAAGAAGCATCAGTTGTGAATGTTTACGAGGATGAAGTTACACTTTTTATACATTACAATGCTATTTCAACGTATGAAAATATTGGAGAAGTAGAAGTTGAAATGGATGAGAGTTTAATTAAATTTAAGAAATCAAAGAATGGGAAATGGAAAATAATAGAGATTGAATCAATAAATCAAAATATAGAATTTGAATAA
- a CDS encoding stalk domain-containing protein: MRRGIIFSVLFILSIIFSFTAFAAEETEIEVWIDGEQLQFEEEPFIERSTTLVPFRALFSELGLDVKWDQETKTVTGENADLTVELTLNSNLAKVNGEVIEMLVMPQLINNHTFVPLRFVGESTGAKVQWDAATKTISITSPESKVNDEELILALFEQYLTSSNEKNLTELLEVFNEQYEINSGINLKEVFSYFYEKYDVETTIEELEIIEIDNEEAIVYAIEVYERRGGSFYVDNRQEIIYTLHKNKDGLWKISEDEIQKMENINLEKLKDIQIEVPSKDEKKIMNTLKQYFRALDNGDAGLFISTFHEDSIISEDLGGNEETMRLIFEFVEYSDLEMDHTSLVSFFDEDYIGLYVIHSFESTYYDEELDEEVTEIEQNVNEIFHFKKSMDGSWKILFVETLDLETN, from the coding sequence TTGAGAAGAGGAATCATATTTTCAGTCTTATTTATTTTGTCTATTATATTTTCCTTTACAGCGTTTGCTGCAGAAGAAACAGAGATAGAAGTATGGATTGACGGAGAACAATTACAATTTGAAGAAGAACCATTTATTGAAAGAAGTACAACACTCGTTCCATTTAGAGCACTGTTTAGTGAATTAGGATTGGATGTTAAGTGGGATCAAGAAACGAAAACTGTAACAGGTGAAAATGCAGATTTGACGGTAGAATTGACATTGAATAGCAATCTAGCAAAAGTAAATGGCGAAGTTATTGAAATGTTAGTAATGCCACAGTTAATAAATAATCATACCTTTGTTCCTTTACGATTTGTAGGGGAATCTACAGGGGCAAAAGTACAATGGGATGCCGCAACGAAAACGATATCTATTACTAGCCCTGAATCAAAGGTGAATGATGAAGAATTGATCTTAGCATTGTTTGAACAATATCTTACTTCTTCAAATGAGAAAAATTTAACTGAGCTTCTAGAGGTCTTTAATGAGCAATATGAAATAAATAGCGGAATTAATCTGAAAGAAGTATTTTCTTACTTTTATGAAAAATATGATGTAGAAACGACGATAGAAGAATTAGAAATTATAGAAATTGATAATGAAGAAGCCATAGTTTATGCTATTGAAGTGTATGAAAGAAGAGGTGGTTCATTTTATGTAGATAACAGGCAGGAGATTATATATACATTACATAAAAATAAAGATGGATTATGGAAGATTTCTGAGGACGAAATTCAAAAAATGGAAAATATTAATTTAGAAAAATTAAAAGATATTCAAATAGAAGTACCAAGTAAAGATGAAAAGAAAATAATGAATACCTTAAAACAATATTTTCGTGCACTTGACAATGGTGACGCAGGGTTATTCATTTCTACTTTTCATGAAGACTCCATCATATCAGAGGATCTAGGTGGAAACGAGGAAACTATGAGACTTATATTTGAATTCGTAGAATATAGTGATCTTGAGATGGATCATACCTCATTAGTTTCATTTTTTGATGAGGATTATATAGGTTTGTATGTAATTCATAGCTTTGAGTCAACCTATTATGATGAAGAGTTAGATGAAGAAGTAACCGAAATTGAGCAAAATGTTAATGAAATTTTTCATTTTAAAAAGTCAATGGATGGGAGTTGGAAAATACTTTTTGTTGAGACTCTCGACCTTGAAACTAATTAA